The following DNA comes from Clostridia bacterium.
AGCCGCCGCGTTTTCGGCGGCTTTTTTTCATGATTCGGAGGATTCGGATATGAATATGACCCCGAGGCTCGGAAAACGCCTTAAAACGGTTTTCGATATGGCGCCGTATGCCGAAACGGCTGCCGATATCGGGTGCGACCATGCGCAGCTTGCCGTAAGCTTGTACTTATCGGGCAAGGCCTCTCATGTATTCGCAAGCGACATACGCGAGGGACCGCTTCGTGCCGCGCGCGAGAACTTAGCGCGCTTTAAATGCGAGGCGGGCGTAAGCACTCTGCTTTCGGCGGGACTTGACGGCGTGATAGACAAAAACGTCGAAGTTTACATAATCGCGGGAATGGGCGGAGAAACGATAGCTGAAATAATCGACGCGCATAAGGCCGCCTTTACGGGGCGCGAGACATTTGTGCTCCAGCCGCAGTCGTCTGTCGAAGACCTGAGACGTTATCTTTATAAGAACGGATTTGTCATAGATGACGAACGTCTCGCATTCGAGCAGGGGCATTTGTATACGGCGATGCGCGCGCACTTTTCCGGCAGCGCGCGAGAGTGCGAGGAAGTATATTATTATATAGGCAAACAGCTTTTTCATAACCGCGATCCGCTGCTTTTTGAGCTTATCGAAAGAAGGATACGCGAGCATGAAAAGATAAAAGACGGCCTTCTTCGCGCGGGACAAAATGAAAAAGCGCATAAAACCGAAAGACTCATTGAAGATATGAAAAAGCTTTTAAAGGAGGTCAAAAGGTGAAAGCAGGCGAGATATATACAAAGCTTTGCGAATATATGCCGATAAGGCTGAAAGAGGATTGGGACAATTCCGGCTTTCTTTTGGGAGATATGAATAAGGAAGTTAAGCGTGTGCTCGTAACTTTAGACGTAACGGCCGATGCGGCGAAGGAGGCGAAAGAAGGCAAATTTGACCTTATAGTTTCGCATCATCCGCTAATATTTACGCCTTTAAAGAGCATAACGTCAAACGACCCCGTTTCGCGCGTTGTCACAATGCTTATAAAGAACGATATTTCTGTTATCTCGATGCATACGAATTACGACTCTGCGAAAATCGGAGTGGGCGATGTGCTAGCGCGTGCTTTGGGCGTTAAAAACGCGCGCGTGTTCGGCGCGTCGCGCACGGAAACTTATATGAAGCTTTGCGTATTCGTGCCCATAGAGGATAAAGAGCGCGTCATGGAGGCGATATTTGCGAACGGGGCGGGCGTTTTGGGCGATTACAGCGAATGCTCATTCTCATCTGACGGAACGGGCACGTTCAAGCCTTTAGATGGCGCCAGCCCGTATATCGGCACGGTGGGAAGGCGCGAGTCGGCGCCCGAGGTAAAGCTTGAGGCGATACTTCCGAAGTCAAAGGCGGCAAAGATAATATCGGCCATGCGTGAAGCGCACCCCTACGAGGAGCCGGCGTTCGACCTTTACGACATAGAGTATCCGAGGGAAGAATACGGCTACGGGAAGATAGGCGAGATAGATGAGACGGATTTTCTCGATTTTGCGCGCATGGTGAAGAAAAAGCTTTCATGTGACCGCATAAGGTTCGTTCAAACCTGCGACAAGGTGCGGCGCGTCGCCGTGGGCGGCGGTTCGTGCGCTTTTCTTATACCCGAGGCGCAGGCTGCCGGAGCCGACGTATTCGTAACGGGCGACGCGAAATATCACGAAATGCTCGACGCGCGCGAGAGCGGCATGTCCGTCATTGCGGCGGGACATTTTCAAACGGAGGATATAGCAATACCGCCCTTAGTAGAGCTTATAAAGGGCTTCGGCGATATTTATGTAAAAAAGAGCGAAACGCACAAGGCGTGCGAGCAGTATTTATGAAAACGGAGGGAAAGTTATGAAAAGAAAGATAATATCTATAGTGCTGGCGGCTGTGATGCTTGTTATGATGATCCCCCTGGGAGCCTCGGCCGAAGCCGCTTCATACGGCCGCATACCGATATATATAGGCTTTGCCGATATCGACTATATGGCGGACCAGATACTTAAAGAGATACCGACCGAAGGCAAGACTCCGACTGAGCAGATACGCGCGGTACACGACTGGATACTGAAAAACTGCAAGCGCGACGGCTGGGACGGAACGTACTATTTTGACGAGGACGCGATAGAGCCCGCAGTGGAGACGTATTACAACGAGCTTGTAAAAAAGCTTGACCGCGGAGAAGCGGCCATAAGGCTCGACCTTGAGAGCGAGTATATGCCGGGCAGCGATAAGGGATATTTCCTTTCATATGATTCAAGGGCGTATATCGCCAACTTCGCATATGAAATGATGCTCACGCGCACGGGCGACTGCGCTCACTTTTCGGCGCTGTTTACGGTCCTTTTGGGACATCTCGGATTTGACTGCCGCCTTATCGACGGCGAATTCATAAACGGCGACGGTTCGAGAGTGGAGCATAAGTGGAGCTATGTGCTCGCAGGCGACAGGTATTATTGGGTAGACGTAAGAATGGACCATGCAAACTATGCAAGAAGCGGCAAACTCGATTATCAGTATTTTATGATAGAGGACACCGACGCATGGTCAAAACAGCACAGCTTCGACCATACGTATGCCGATATATTAAAGGCGCATGCAGGCGACGTCGGAGCGCTTTATGAGCAGGCGGCAGTGCCTGCCGATCTTGAGCCTTGGGAGAGATGCAGCGACTGGGCGAAAGGCTACATGAAGCGCGCCTACGACGGCGGCCTTATACCCGACGCGCTTATGGGAGCGGACCTTACCGAAAATATAACGAGAGCGGAGTTTGCCGCAGTATCCGTAAAGCTTTACGAAACGCTTTCGGGCAAGGCGGCGCCTTCGTTCGCGGGCGAAGATCCGTTTACCGACACGAGCGACGAAAATGTTTTAAAGGCATACGCCTTAGGCGTTGTAAACGGTATGGGCGGCGGCCTTTTCGCTCCGCAGGGCACGCTCACGCGCGAGCAGGCGGCAACGATGCTCGGCCGCGTTTACGAGCTTTATTCGCTCGGCAAAGTTAAGACGGGCGAAAGCCTTGAACGCTCGGAGGTGGTACCTTTTTCCGACGACGCGCAGATAGGCGCATGGGCGAAGAATTATATATACTTCTTCGCCGGAAAAGATATCATAAACGGCGTAGGAAACAACACGTTCGCGCCGCTTGCGTCAATGACGCGCGAAGCGGCACTGAAGATAGCCGTGGAAACGTCAGGGAAGTAAAGAAGAAAATGAACGGGGAGACGCCTTAAAAAGGACGCCTCCCTAAGTTTTTTTGAAGATTTTTGATGCGCCGCAGCGTCCCGGTCGGGGAGAGGGAGTATAAGACTTGTTAAACCGGACGCCGAAGCCCGGAGCACGCCTTTTGAGCGCCGGGAATTTAGGCTTCTGCCGCCTTTATTTACGGAAAAGCATCTATTGTAAATATTCTTACCTGTGCCGTATTGATACTGTAAGGCCGGTCGATCCTTTTGAAGCAAAACCGTATGTCGTTAATGATATCCTCTATGCCAAAGTGATATTATACATGAAAGTCTCGATCAGTTCGTAAAACTCGGATAAGCCGGAACATATATCCGAGTTCATATGGATCGAGTCGATCATATACCTCTCTTTGCTTTTTGTATCGTACACGATCCTGTCTTCCGGGATATCCGCCGCTTTTTCTGCCGAAACGGTGTGGGGCAGAATAAAGGACGACAATCTGAAATTCAAAATACACACAGGGTCCAGATCCCACTCGCGGTTGCTGTGAAACTTGATCAGGCAGTATTGCGCCTGCAGTTTTTCTGATTCAGCCGCATAGCAGATAGTCATCGCGTCATGATAAAAGCCGTTGCTCTCTTTAGTAAGCTTCGACAGGATTTTTTCGTTGACGTCATAATCTCTGATATCTGACGGCTGCATAAGCTCAGGCGCAGACGCTGATGCAGCGCCGACGTCGGATATCTTTTGCAAAAAAATCTGAACACAGAAGAAACTGTCATAAAGATAATACTCGTCTTCTTTTCTAAGCGCAAAGACATACTCCTGCATTTTCCGGCTTATGACCTCTTCAACGCCGCAGCAGTCTTCCGCAAAGCGGGCAGAAAAGAGCAGACGTTTTCCAAGCAGCATAGGGATCAGTTCCTCGACCGAAGGATAAAGAACAGTGACGCCGTCAGTCGGGATAAAACGCAGCGGAAGCCGCACTTAATATACAAATAGGTCCTGCCGTCCGATTCGTCTTCGTCGTCGATTTGCAGAGTATAAGCATCTAAAAGGATCCCCAATACATGTGCGGGGTCAAATCTTCGGTCTGTTTTTTTCTTCGGGTCGTTATCGATTTTGACCACAGCGAACTCTCGTCCGTCTAAAAAGCTTCTGATATCGTTTTCATTAAGATCTGTTATGACCATCTTAATGTCGTCGAAACTGTTTACTATTCTCATATAAGACGCCTCTCTTATTTATTGTTATCGGTTATCGAGCCGCTGCATCTGCGGTATTCCAGCAGCACGTCGTCTCCGTGCTTGTCACCGATAAGATAACGCAATTCGTTTTCCGTAAGCTCATCATTCATACGGGAATTGATATCATCCCAATGCTTTTTCCCTTTTTCTGCGTCTCCCGAGATGTATTTTTGCACCTGCCAAAGAAGCCCTTCTCCCTCGAAAAGGATATTCTTGTTATTCGACCTGATACGATACAGCGGCGAGAGCAGCGGACGGCAGCGCTCCCAACAATGCCCGTGCTTCAGAGCGCCTGTGTCCCATTTTCCGTCTTCACGGCGAAACAGCGCCGTCACGCCGCAGCAGTCGTCGCCCACTGTAAGAAGCAGAACGTGCTTTACGGGCGCAAAGGGCAGACAGTTCACCTCGACAATGTCGCCCGGCTTGTAAGGGATCGGAAGATTAAGATCCCATCCGCGGGAATATTTGCGTTCGTGGGCGCTCCAATACGGGCGATCGTCTCCGGTGGGTTTCGTTTTTTCAAATAAAACGATCTCGTCCCGGATCAAATAGTAGGTATAGAGATGCTCCATTTCTCCGTTTTCGGCGGAGGACCACTTGTCAAGCACGGTCCAGCACTCCGTCTCGTCGTTCCATTCCTCTTCTTTCATCTCGTCCCGGACGTATTTAAGCGCGGCGTCCAAAGACAACATCGGGACCGAGCGGCGGCTTTCGTTTTCGTCCGAAAGGTCCTCGTCGTACCAAGCTTCATTAAGCAGAAGGATCTCTCCGGGCTTTAATTCCAAAGAATCCAAAGCGAGGCGGATATCCTTAAAATGTGAGGTAAAAGAATCATCAAAATCCCACTTTAGAAATTCGATTTTTTCTTCCGTTTCATAGCCGCGCCCCAAAAGCTCTGAAGTGATTTTATCCAGAGCGGCGTGGAACAGATCCTCCCGACACGTCAGTTTTTTGAAAAACGCGGCTTTCGTTTCAAGCGGGACGGGAGAGGCAAGCATAAGATCCATCACCTGATATCGATTAAGCTTGTGTTTCAATAAGTGTTCCCGCATCTCTTTTGACGGCAGGAACGTTCGAAGAAGCTCTTCGTATTCCTGTTTTGTTATTTCCGTATTCTCGTTTCTGGGCGGCAGTATTTTGCGAAGATCGTCAAATGAGGCGACGTTTTTGACGCCGATGCCCTCAACGGCGACTTCAACAGCTTCGTTTTTATCAATGCACGCAAGTATTTCCAAAAAAGTATCGATGTCTTGACCGTTCCATAAGATCATTATGACGCCTCCTGTTCAAATCGTTTTCTTAAGGGTCGTAAGGCATTGTGGATCGTCTTCCAATGCTTATTCTTGTGCTTCGTCCCGGACATAACGAGAAGCGGCATCCATAGGCGGCATAAACATCCGAAGAACGTGCTCATATTCTATCGGTGTCAGTTTTGGCCGCAGTTTTTCCCGGAACGCTTCGCCAGGCACTTTCCGAGTACCCTTCATTTATCTCGTCCTCGGCTCCCTGCGATGCAGATGACCTTGAGCCCCCGCGCTTTCGCATACTTGATCGTTTCCTTCGTGCCGCCGGGGGCCCCGGTGTATGCCGCGATGAGCAGGGATGCGTGGTCTGCCATCCGGTTGTTTCGCCGGAAGAAAGCGCTTCGAGAGGGCTTGTCGCTTATATAATGCACCTCGTCCGCACTCCGGAGGATGCGGAAATAGCGCTTTTTTAAATCGTTGTCCCACCTGTTTTCCATGCCGAAAAAAGCGGCGGCTGCGATCAGCCGAAGCGGTTTGCCGTCTTCTTTTAGTTTCATAACAGACTCCGCCGCCCAAAGGTCCACTCCGCGCTGCATTCCGGTGATGAATCGTGTGTACCCGGCTTCCACCGCTTTTTCGAATATCTTGATCCCATATGATATCTATATTTTCACGGCCGTTGGTTTAAATGCGTTTTTTTGAGCTTTTTTGCGGTAATGATCAGATCCATATCCACCAGTAGTCGAATAGTTTTCTATGATAATTGCCTTTGGGCGGCAGTGCATCAAGAGGCTGGCGCCTGACCAAGCGGTTTGAAATTTTTTTAAGAAGCTTTTGCGTTTGGCTGTTTTTTCCCCGCTGGACAATGTCGGTATATATGATCTCGTCGGTGATATCACCCCATTCTATTTTCCTCCAGATAGAAGGTCTGTATCCGATGTACAGCAAAGCGTTCAGCAGTTTCCGCTTATGGTTTTTCTGTCGCTTCATACTGACATAACGCTTTTCTTTTTCAAGAAGGCGCTCCATCGAAAGGTCAATATCAATTTCGTCAGCGGGCGACGTCATCCACATCCTCATCCTCATCCTCATCATCGTCATATTCGTCATCCTCATCATCGTCATATTCGTCATCCTCATCGTCATAGTCATCTCCGATCTCGTACAGCTCCGCCTCGGTGCGGGTCAAAAAGAAATGGATCCCGCTGCCGTCTGTGAGCAGATCGTCGTCAAAAGCATCCCTGGGATAAACTGTCTTGCCCTTTCGGTATATGATATCCTTATCAGCGTCGCTGACTGCCTCATCGCAAGGTACGCCGCTTTTGTCCCAAATGTCCAAAACGATCGCTTCGGACGCTCTGCACTGAGCGACGAAAGCGCCTGTCCGCTTGGCGCTCTCCAAAATCAGCAGCTTTACGATACGGTCATCCCGACACTTTTTCCAGGCGATAAAGGAGCCCTCCTCGGGGCATCTCATGTGCGGATGAAAGCCGACAGCCCCGGTAAAACTCTTCCCATCCAGTGAGCAGTCAGCGAAGTCGGCGCCGGTCACATCGGCGTCTCTGAAATCGGCATAGTATGACCAACGCACACTGTCAAGCCTCGCCTGACGCAAGCTGGCCTTCCTAAAGGAAGCATAGTCAAGATCGGCAAGATAAAGCTCCGCGCTGTCAAGACAGGCCGCTTCAAAGTTGCAGTCGCATAATTCCGCTGCGGTCAGGATCGCACCTTTAAGATCGGCCCCCTTGAAATCGGAATCCCACAGAGTCGAGCCTCGCATGACGGCAAATCGCATAGCGGCTTCTTCTAGACAGGCGTGCGTTATATTCGCATAAGACATCTATGCGCCGCTTAAGTCAGCTTTTGTTAAATCGGCTTCATCAAGACTTGCTCCGATCAGGACGGCCTCCTTAAGCTTCGCTCCCGCAAGATTTGCTTTCTCCAGGTATGCGCCGGACAGATCCGCAAAGGAGAGATCGACGCCTGAAAGGTCGGCTCCCGCAAGATTCATTTCTCTAAGACATGCCTTATGTCCCTTGGTGTGATCCTCCAGCCACATTTTATGATCGCTTATGATCTGCGGCAGCTTCTCTTTATCCTTTGGCGACCCTTTTATCACTGTTGCAAACATAGAAAACGATATAGCCATTTCATTTAGCCCCCCTTTTTGATTTTGCACTTTGATCATACAATGACAGATGCGCCAAAAATGGGACATAAGAGAAAAGGCGCCGCGCCGGATGAGGTTTACAGTCACATCGGGGCGGCGTTTTTGCCGCCGTTTCGTTTTATTTACGGCGTCATTATATTGCAGGCGATGGGCGTTTTTTAACCCGCCCGGAAGTTTGCCGCATTGCCCGCCTGATCCCACAAATCATAGAGATCATAGGCAAACATTTTGAAGAACGCTGTTTTATTTATCTCCTTTTCCTTTTTGATCTCGCTTGTATCCGCTGAAAGGCCGCCTTGAAACAGCTCATTTCTTATATTCTCTTCATCCATCAAATGAAGAAGGTCCGCCATTTTCCCGATCCGCTCACCCCACTCTTCCGCCGTGTACATGGGCGGATACCCGCAATAATGCTGCTGCAAATGCCGAAGCAGCGGCTCCGGGGTTTCGATGAACCACAAATCAACCGCCCGGGCGTCCCGACGGGCATATCCGCGAATAAACCTTTGACATCGTGCCTGAAATGCTCTGTACGTGCGGACAATACGCATATGTTTCCGCTTAAGAAACATGATCTTCAACTTGATCTTTTAATTCCGTTTAAGCATCATTTCATTCATTGTGCTCATTCATATTCTCCGATTGAGACGTCTTGCGGTCTTTTGTTGCAATGCTGTCAACAACACGCTCCAGTTCAAAAAACGCGTCCTCGTATGTATCATACTTATTTCCGTTTATGAACCAATCTCTCTGCGCGGGTATCAGAAACTTACCGCGAAACAGCTTCGCCTGCATCTCATTTCCATTCGCGTTTTGCTTATCCTCTGCGCTGTCATGCGGACGATCATTCGCAACTCTAAGTTCAGACTTGAACTTCATAAGAGGCTGACCGTTACTGCCTTTGACCAGAAATCCGCCGCAGTTTAAATAGTCAAAATAAATCAAGTCGAGGCCATAGTTATCTGTCAGCAAATCTTCTGCGAACTCGAAAAGCGACATGAAATTCGCCGTTTCCTGGGCCGACAGCACCATACCCGTATCATTCAGAACGACAGGATCATCCGAAACATGAATGCGTATGTATTTATTATCTGTTACTGTATAAGGGTAACTATACAAAACGACTGTTACGTCAACGGTATTTACAGCAGGCTCTGACAGCAGATCCCGAACAGCACTGCGAAGCTCGGCAATTTCGCGGTCAAAGCAATATTTATACAATGCCGCCTCCGCATCCCGAACAGTATCAGGCAGTTCTTCTTTGGGATCGTTTTGCTCTTGCTGCCGACGCTTGTCTGTCAAGATCTCCTCATACTTGTAATGGTTTGTACGCTCAAAATCTTTTTCTGCGTCCGCGATGCTCCGCTTGAATTCTTCCCGACCTCTTTTAAATTCATCCCTCGTATAGCCGAAAAAGGACGCTTTATAAAGAATGTATGCAAGCATCTCGTCAGATTTGGAGAGCGATAGCTTCGTATCCGCAACATGGTAACCGAGCCATTCTTCCCGATCAGTCAGGATCCAACTGTAACTCACTATGTGTTCGTTTTCAATCTCCTTCAGAGATACCAATTCGGCTGCCGTTATGGGCCTGCCGCGCTCGTATGATTCGACAGCGAAAAATACCATTTCGCTGTTCTCTCTCGGTGTATAGCTGAGGATATCGGAAATATAGGCGTCAATGCGCCGACGGTAGGAGGCGTCGGTCTCAAAAAGCGGCATATCCCTGCTTTTGATCTTAGAGCGATCAAGACGGTCATACTCGGCATACAGGCGGATAAGTTCATCTTTTCCTATGGCGTGCAGCCATTCATACACAGTATTCATGATGAGATCCTTGTATTATAGGCGTGCACATAGAAAATGTAATCGTATTCATTTTGAGACCTCCTTTATTTTTGTACCTTTAGTATACAAGAACGGATGCACTGAAAATGGGACGTCTCATTGGATATAATGGCGTCACCGAAAGGAAAAGGAGGTTTTGCAAATGTATTCTATGCGAAAAGGCGCCGGCTCAGTCATTCAAACAGGCTTGAGGGAACTTGATGATCTAATTGGCGGATTCTATCCGGGTGAACTGGTTGTGATCGCTGCACGGCCCGGCATGGGGAAGACCGCGCTCGGCATTCAAACAGCGATAAATGCGTCAAAATGTACGGGGAAAAAGGTCGTATATTTTTCTTTGGAGTTGTCAAACGAACAGTTGAAAAAACGGATCGTCAAAGCAGATGCTGCATTCAATGCTTCGACGATCATTATCAGCGACAGTCCCGGCGCTTCTGTCGCAGATATGAAAATATTGTGCTGCGGCATGGGAGATTTGGGCTTGGTCGTGATCGACTACTTGCAGCTTCTTAACCGGCGGCAGCATGATAGGGACAGGCCGCATAAGATCGCCGAAACAAGCTGCGGTATAAAAAACATGGCGAGAGAGTTGAATGTACCGGTCGTTTGTGTAAGTCAGCTCTCAGGCGCTCTTGAAAAGCGGGAGAATAAGCGCCCGTCGCTCAGAGGCATGACACATTCGGATTATGGCGCGCTCGTGCAGGACGCCGACGTGATCATTGGCCTGTACCGTGAGAGTTATTACCGCGATAAATGTGAAAATCCTTATACTGCCGAAGCCATTGTGCTGAAAAACCGGTACGGGGAGATCGGTACCGTACCGCTTCGTTTTCTCCCGGAATGCGTGGCATTTATCTCCGCCGCGCAGCAAAGCGAGTAAGCGGAAAAGTAAACAGCGCCCGATGGGTTTTTCGTCCCACAGGGCGCTGCATCGCTCTATCGTTGAATGATCGCTCAATACACCTGCATCTCATTTTGGCGCCGCGCCGGATGAGGTTTACAGTCAAATCGGGCGCGGCGTTTTTGCCGCCGTTTTGTATTTTATTTACGGCCTTTTATTTTTCAGGGAAGTATAATCCCGCTCAAACAGTTCCTCGATCATATCTGTCTTGAGCTTCACGGCTTCTACGGACTCCAGAATGTATTTTTCAACGAATGACCGGCTTTTTTGGGGATATTTAAAGAGCTTGTTCTTTTTCTGGATGTGTGATAGCTCCCGCCGCCAGAGCAGCTTCAGCTGTTGTTTCGTTTTGGACTTGACGGACGGCTTAGGCCGGCGCAGTTCGTATTGATCAAGCTTGCCGCCCTCTTCGTTCACAACAATGATGCCCCAGTCTTCGGGGACGTGCTCCGAGACGCGGGCGGCGTGGGAAGAACCCACGACGATCATATTAAGGTCAAAAAAGCGGTCATAATCCTTTATCTGCCCGGGAAGGCGGGTATAAGTATCGGCGTCGCTTTTTATCTCGATCCCTATAAGGTCGGTATTTGTTACCATCACGAGATCCGCGCGGGATCTGCCGATGACAAGCTCGTCAAAGAACCTGACTTTTCCGTATTGAGTTTCTAAAAACAGGCATAAACCGTCTCTTATGTCCGCGTCATACAGCATATCCGCACCTCTTATGTATTTGCTTTCGCTTTGCCGCCACCACAGTATTTGGAGAAGTGGGGGGAGGGTGTTTTCACAGATGTTTTCTCTTTTCAATGGGAGTATAAGAAACGGCGTTAAAAGATAACACGCCCTGTTTATTCCAATATTTTTTGATAGCACTTCCATATGTCCAAAGGAAAACATCAATATCCTTATACGTATACTCATCAAGTTTATATAGATACCTAAATAAATCGTATGATTCCTTAAATACTCTGTACTCGCTCCATGTGCTTTTTTTGCAATTTTGGTTTTTTTGCTCAAGATAATAATTTAGAAGCGTAACAACAAGGCTATCATAGATAGGCAATCCATCAGTACAAAAATTTCTGGACACAAAGCTAAAAACTTTTGTTGCGAATGAATACTCATATCTACCTGTTATCTTTTTGCACACCTCAACAAACTCATCAATTCCCGATGCTTGGTTATCCATTTCGATGCCGCTCTTTTTGTACAATTTATCAATTTCTGTTTTACACATACGGCCAGTGTTATCTCTGTTCCAAGCTTCATTATTCCATTTTTGTTTTTCTATCCTTATCTGCGTATTGTATTTCGCATTAATCGTCCATAAGGCTGTTGGAAATGTATCATTACTTCCAATGTATTCAAATATTTTATCGTCATTATTTTTGTAATTGCTTACATCTCTGGGCAGATACTCGCAAATATTAACTTCATCGCCTTTTGAGAACAACTTAATTTTTTCAACTTTTTCTCCTTTCCAGACACGTGAACAGATAGATATCATGTTTTTTATCTCATCTGGTTCTCTTATCAATTCAAACAGCATAATCATTTCTCCTTTCTCACGTTTGAATATGTTTTCGATACAGATTTGATTTTGAACTTTACTTCTCTCTCACAGCTGTTCCACATCCTCATCCTCATCCTCATCTTCATAA
Coding sequences within:
- a CDS encoding SAM-dependent methyltransferase translates to MNMTPRLGKRLKTVFDMAPYAETAADIGCDHAQLAVSLYLSGKASHVFASDIREGPLRAARENLARFKCEAGVSTLLSAGLDGVIDKNVEVYIIAGMGGETIAEIIDAHKAAFTGRETFVLQPQSSVEDLRRYLYKNGFVIDDERLAFEQGHLYTAMRAHFSGSARECEEVYYYIGKQLFHNRDPLLFELIERRIREHEKIKDGLLRAGQNEKAHKTERLIEDMKKLLKEVKR
- a CDS encoding Nif3-like dinuclear metal center hexameric protein, which produces MKAGEIYTKLCEYMPIRLKEDWDNSGFLLGDMNKEVKRVLVTLDVTADAAKEAKEGKFDLIVSHHPLIFTPLKSITSNDPVSRVVTMLIKNDISVISMHTNYDSAKIGVGDVLARALGVKNARVFGASRTETYMKLCVFVPIEDKERVMEAIFANGAGVLGDYSECSFSSDGTGTFKPLDGASPYIGTVGRRESAPEVKLEAILPKSKAAKIISAMREAHPYEEPAFDLYDIEYPREEYGYGKIGEIDETDFLDFARMVKKKLSCDRIRFVQTCDKVRRVAVGGGSCAFLIPEAQAAGADVFVTGDAKYHEMLDARESGMSVIAAGHFQTEDIAIPPLVELIKGFGDIYVKKSETHKACEQYL
- a CDS encoding S-layer homology domain-containing protein, with the protein product MKRKIISIVLAAVMLVMMIPLGASAEAASYGRIPIYIGFADIDYMADQILKEIPTEGKTPTEQIRAVHDWILKNCKRDGWDGTYYFDEDAIEPAVETYYNELVKKLDRGEAAIRLDLESEYMPGSDKGYFLSYDSRAYIANFAYEMMLTRTGDCAHFSALFTVLLGHLGFDCRLIDGEFINGDGSRVEHKWSYVLAGDRYYWVDVRMDHANYARSGKLDYQYFMIEDTDAWSKQHSFDHTYADILKAHAGDVGALYEQAAVPADLEPWERCSDWAKGYMKRAYDGGLIPDALMGADLTENITRAEFAAVSVKLYETLSGKAAPSFAGEDPFTDTSDENVLKAYALGVVNGMGGGLFAPQGTLTREQAATMLGRVYELYSLGKVKTGESLERSEVVPFSDDAQIGAWAKNYIYFFAGKDIINGVGNNTFAPLASMTREAALKIAVETSGK
- a CDS encoding DUF1273 family protein, encoding MEAGYTRFITGMQRGVDLWAAESVMKLKEDGKPLRLIAAAAFFGMENRWDNDLKKRYFRILRSADEVHYISDKPSRSAFFRRNNRMADHASLLIAAYTGAPGGTKETIKYAKARGLKVICIAGSRGRDK
- a CDS encoding pentapeptide repeat-containing protein yields the protein MSYANITHACLEEAAMRFAVMRGSTLWDSDFKGADLKGAILTAAELCDCNFEAACLDSAELYLADLDYASFRKASLRQARLDSVRWSYYADFRDADVTGADFADCSLDGKSFTGAVGFHPHMRCPEEGSFIAWKKCRDDRIVKLLILESAKRTGAFVAQCRASEAIVLDIWDKSGVPCDEAVSDADKDIIYRKGKTVYPRDAFDDDLLTDGSGIHFFLTRTEAELYEIGDDYDDEDDEYDDDEDDEYDDDEDEDEDVDDVAR
- a CDS encoding pentapeptide repeat-containing protein gives rise to the protein MSHFWRICHCMIKVQNQKGGLNEMAISFSMFATVIKGSPKDKEKLPQIISDHKMWLEDHTKGHKACLREMNLAGADLSGVDLSFADLSGAYLEKANLAGAKLKEAVLIGASLDEADLTKADLSGA
- a CDS encoding DnaB-like helicase C-terminal domain-containing protein; its protein translation is MYSMRKGAGSVIQTGLRELDDLIGGFYPGELVVIAARPGMGKTALGIQTAINASKCTGKKVVYFSLELSNEQLKKRIVKADAAFNASTIIISDSPGASVADMKILCCGMGDLGLVVIDYLQLLNRRQHDRDRPHKIAETSCGIKNMARELNVPVVCVSQLSGALEKRENKRPSLRGMTHSDYGALVQDADVIIGLYRESYYRDKCENPYTAEAIVLKNRYGEIGTVPLRFLPECVAFISAAQQSE
- a CDS encoding sce7726 family protein, with the translated sequence MLYDADIRDGLCLFLETQYGKVRFFDELVIGRSRADLVMVTNTDLIGIEIKSDADTYTRLPGQIKDYDRFFDLNMIVVGSSHAARVSEHVPEDWGIIVVNEEGGKLDQYELRRPKPSVKSKTKQQLKLLWRRELSHIQKKNKLFKYPQKSRSFVEKYILESVEAVKLKTDMIEELFERDYTSLKNKRP